A region of Candidatus Hydrogenedentota bacterium DNA encodes the following proteins:
- a CDS encoding tripartite tricarboxylate transporter permease, whose amino-acid sequence MAEAMIQALEQTVANPRVWFVVLCAAGYGVFVGAVPGLTATMAVALFVPIAYWLDPVPALAAIVTMEACAIFAGDIPNTLLRIPGTPASAAYADDAYSFMKRGQPGRPLGVCLVFSVAGGLFGALVLILSGRQLARVATMFSVTEYFWLYLLGLSCAVLVSRGSIAKATFALLLGLMLSTVGLSAAHAQARFTFGRPELFQGITFIPAMIGLFGFSEILRNMLTLGNAEDGGAAHAKPAAGSGALIVPALRLLWRRKLPFARSGCIGALVGMLPGAGADIAAWVSFAASKRTGRQPGNDSERALAGVGDGSTANSAALGGTWIPALVFGIPGDSITAIVIGVLLMKNVRPGPEIFEKQAVLVYSIYLMFILANLVLIPVGLLAIKAGSCVVRVPRRILLPLILLFCVVGAYAVNGSYFDIAVMLAMGILGFLLERREVPIGPVVLGIILGGPLEERFVQALSGSDGVVSALFGRPLAAGLGILCLAIWGALLAVNLRRHESAE is encoded by the coding sequence GTGGCCGAAGCGATGATCCAGGCATTGGAGCAGACCGTCGCGAACCCGCGCGTGTGGTTCGTGGTGCTCTGCGCCGCCGGCTACGGCGTGTTCGTCGGGGCGGTACCGGGCTTGACGGCGACCATGGCCGTGGCGCTGTTCGTCCCGATTGCTTATTGGCTCGATCCGGTCCCCGCGCTGGCGGCTATCGTGACCATGGAAGCCTGCGCCATATTTGCGGGCGATATTCCCAACACCCTCCTTCGCATCCCGGGCACGCCCGCGTCAGCCGCCTACGCGGATGACGCTTACTCGTTCATGAAGCGCGGACAGCCCGGGCGGCCGCTGGGCGTCTGCCTGGTGTTCAGCGTCGCGGGAGGCCTGTTCGGAGCGCTGGTGCTGATCTTGTCGGGCCGCCAGCTCGCCCGGGTCGCCACGATGTTCAGCGTGACCGAGTATTTCTGGCTGTACCTTCTTGGGCTGAGTTGCGCGGTGCTGGTCTCGCGGGGTTCCATCGCAAAAGCCACCTTCGCCCTGCTCCTGGGCCTGATGCTGTCCACGGTGGGGCTAAGCGCTGCCCACGCCCAGGCGCGCTTCACTTTCGGGCGGCCCGAACTGTTCCAGGGCATCACATTCATCCCCGCGATGATCGGCCTTTTCGGATTCTCCGAAATCCTGCGCAACATGCTCACCCTGGGCAATGCGGAGGACGGCGGCGCCGCTCATGCCAAACCAGCCGCGGGTTCCGGGGCGCTCATCGTTCCCGCGCTCCGCCTGTTGTGGCGCCGCAAGCTCCCGTTCGCGCGCTCGGGATGCATCGGCGCGCTCGTCGGCATGTTGCCCGGCGCAGGGGCCGATATCGCCGCATGGGTCTCGTTTGCCGCATCGAAACGCACCGGCCGGCAACCCGGCAATGATAGCGAGCGTGCACTCGCGGGCGTTGGCGATGGCAGCACGGCAAACTCGGCGGCCTTAGGGGGCACCTGGATCCCCGCGCTTGTTTTCGGCATCCCCGGCGACTCGATCACTGCCATCGTCATCGGCGTGTTGCTGATGAAGAATGTGCGGCCAGGACCCGAAATTTTCGAGAAACAGGCCGTCCTCGTGTACAGCATCTATCTTATGTTTATCCTGGCGAATCTGGTGCTCATCCCGGTGGGCCTGTTGGCGATCAAAGCGGGCAGCTGCGTGGTGCGCGTGCCCCGGCGCATTCTGCTGCCGCTCATTTTGCTGTTCTGTGTTGTCGGCGCTTATGCCGTGAACGGAAGCTACTTCGACATAGCCGTCATGCTGGCCATGGGCATCCTGGGCTTCTTGCTCGAACGCCGGGAAGTGCCCATCGGGCCCGTCGTCCTTGGGATTATCCTGGGCGGCCCTCTCGAAGAACGTTTCGTCCAGGCCCTCAGCGGTTCCGATGGCGTGGTCAGCGCCCTCTTCGGCCGCCCTTTGGCGGCGGGACTCGGCATCCTGTGCCTGGCAATCTGGGGAGCGCTCCTGGCGGTCAATCTCAGGCGGCATGAGAGCGCCGAGTAG
- a CDS encoding tripartite tricarboxylate transporter substrate-binding protein — MKNTGHIIAALVLAVITGCARTAQYPNQPLVLICPWSAGGGTDRVARQVAAQLETGLGVPVNVVNATGGGGVTGHTRGALARPNGYTFTLVTAELNMLHWRGLTNISCRDYAPLMLINRDDAALFVRKDAPWNSLQALETAVRDAPETLKASGTAYGGIWHVALAGWLTTIGLSPGAVTWISINGSAPSLQELMAGGIDAVCCSLPEAQALLDAGEVRCLGLMSDQRLPAFPGVPTFPEMGVNWTMGTWRGLALPRGVPEARRETLLAAIRAVVESDEYHQFMRQAGFNPAALGPEPFTEFLAQNDAQMGAILSSEAFKGVESPPVGPMAFPWLAGVLLLANFLALALTGKFRRPPGQEPVTKAGAARIVLVVAAVLTYILLAERLGFVLAMALVVFVLLWRFRMRWPLAALVSALVVLAVYQIFAGYLGVPLPRGFWGG, encoded by the coding sequence GTGAAGAATACTGGTCATATTATTGCCGCTCTAGTGCTGGCAGTCATTACAGGGTGCGCGCGCACGGCGCAATATCCCAACCAGCCGCTGGTGCTGATTTGTCCGTGGTCAGCGGGGGGCGGCACGGACCGGGTGGCGCGTCAAGTGGCCGCGCAACTGGAAACCGGGCTGGGCGTGCCGGTCAACGTGGTCAATGCTACGGGCGGCGGGGGCGTAACCGGTCATACACGCGGCGCGCTGGCCCGCCCCAACGGGTACACGTTTACGCTCGTGACGGCCGAGTTGAACATGCTGCACTGGCGCGGTCTCACCAACATCTCGTGCAGGGACTACGCGCCCCTGATGCTCATCAACCGCGACGATGCGGCCCTGTTCGTGCGCAAAGACGCCCCCTGGAATTCCTTGCAGGCTTTGGAGACGGCCGTTCGCGATGCGCCGGAAACCCTGAAAGCCTCGGGGACGGCGTACGGTGGCATCTGGCACGTGGCGCTCGCGGGATGGTTGACGACCATCGGCCTGTCCCCGGGCGCGGTCACGTGGATCTCGATCAACGGTTCGGCCCCTTCCCTGCAGGAGCTCATGGCAGGCGGCATCGATGCGGTCTGCTGCAGCCTGCCGGAAGCCCAGGCCCTGCTCGACGCCGGAGAGGTCCGGTGCCTGGGCCTGATGTCCGATCAACGCCTGCCCGCGTTCCCCGGCGTGCCCACATTCCCGGAGATGGGCGTTAATTGGACCATGGGGACGTGGCGGGGACTTGCCCTGCCGAGAGGCGTGCCGGAGGCTCGGCGGGAAACCCTGCTGGCTGCGATCCGCGCCGTTGTCGAGAGCGACGAGTACCATCAGTTCATGAGACAGGCGGGCTTCAACCCGGCAGCGCTTGGTCCCGAGCCGTTCACGGAGTTTCTGGCGCAAAACGATGCCCAGATGGGGGCGATCCTCTCCAGTGAGGCATTCAAAGGCGTGGAATCGCCGCCCGTAGGCCCGATGGCGTTTCCCTGGCTGGCGGGCGTCTTGCTGCTGGCCAACTTCCTGGCGTTGGCCTTAACGGGGAAGTTCCGCAGACCCCCGGGCCAGGAGCCTGTCACAAAGGCCGGGGCCGCGCGCATCGTCCTGGTGGTTGCCGCGGTGCTGACATACATACTGCTCGCCGAACGGCTGGGTTTCGTGCTCGCCATGGCGCTCGTTGTGTTTGTGCTGCTGTGGCGTTTCCGCATGCGCTGGCCCCTCGCGGCACTGGTCTCCGCCCTTGTGGTGCTGGCCGTGTATCAAATCTTCGCCGGATACCTCGGGGTGCCGCTGCCGCGCGGATTCTGGGGAGGGTGA